The sequence below is a genomic window from Sander lucioperca isolate FBNREF2018 chromosome 10, SLUC_FBN_1.2, whole genome shotgun sequence.
gagtgccaGCGAGGAGGTGAGAGTGAAACCTTCACACCCAGTTGTCAGTTTGCTTGCGGGACTCACTCGCTGCACTATCCCGTTCTCTCACTCCTTCATCATCCCTTCCTCGGTTCTCGTGTTTGGTTTTCAGACTGTGAAATCTAAGCCAGGGCAAGCCGTGTCACCAGGGATGAAAGACGGGAGAGGGCAGGGAAGAGGAGATGAGAACAGAGGTTGGGAAAAACCTGGGGGTGAGAATGTGGAGGGGGCTGGAGAGATTTCATCGGACGGGAGATGGATAGCTTTGCCAAAATATTGTGTCATCCATCAAAATCTCAATGATGTCAGCGGAATTTAAAGACTCAAAATAAATGTCATGAGAGCTAATACAAAACAGACAGAATTCTTCATTATGGccgtttttttgtttatttcactAAAGATTTTTTTCACATCTTAAAACAGTTtcttatatttatctttatatacacatttacacataaacATATACAAAATGACACTGGCATGTTtagcaataaaacacacaaatgtaaatgtattctgGGAAGTCCCTTCAGTTTGAGGTTTGACAATGTGCAAGTGGAATCACATTTGCACATCAGCCAGTGTACCATGTACAGTAGAATGAGTGAATAAGTACTGAAGAAGCTCAGCTCCCTGAAACCCCTGTGCATTTAAAAATGCATCTCATAGTATGTGTCTCTTGATTAGTGGCTCTCAACCTCAGGTCACAACCCCTCAGAACATGTAATCGACTAGTGAGGACTTATAATATATTTCTAGGATCCAAATAAATTGTGGtgcatttcttctttttttctgaatgaaaaacttcatcaaatgtaaaaaacaaaaacaaaaaaaaacactaaacataactttactgtttaATCTACGCAAGCAGCATCACTTTAAGGGCTCATAAaccaaaaagaaataaaataaggttgagaaccagtggtctgactgtttgttttcttgtgtagtctttttttaaatcccaaTGACTGCTTTTGTATGAATGTCAGTGGTGCTTTGACAGACTTGAGGAGATACAACAGGGAGCTGAGTGCTACACAACGACATGACAAAAATCCTACATAATGTTTATCACTTTGGCAGTAGACGATAACATTTCCAACACACAGAATTAATAATTTCTCTACATGTAGAGGAGGAAAAATGACATTAACAGCTGGAGATGAGGAGCGTAATGCAAATCTGTACCAGTGGTGAAACACAGGATAACGAAGACAATGTAATCCTCTTGTCATTTTCTATTTGATTTTGATCAGTTTGCTTGCAGTTTTGTTCataaggacaaaaaaaaaaagagtgcatCTTAAACGGTCAAAAATGAGAATTTCCATCCtcataataaaataatacaaaatgtcCTCTTCTTTGGAACGATCCACGTTCCACATTCACGcaaacacacgcaaacacacactgacaccatgctcgtataaaaaaaaagtctgtataaaaaaagCATTCATGGTCCCAATGACCGGCATTGGTTTAGCATTGTCTCTGTTGTGGCGTCTTGCTCAGCCTTAGTGTAGCATCAGGGCTAATAGGACTGGGATCATGGTtaagaagagaggaaaggagaaaagCTGTGCTCCTGAACTGCCGATGCTCCTCTGGACGTTTGGCTCCATCACAGCAGGGTCATCTGAGGAAAGAAAAGGGAGGGAGAGTCAGTGTTAAATTTCATCATTCAGGCATGGTAAACATACCCAGCTGAGCTCCTCTGAGACATGGGACTGCTGTGACTATTTTGCATCTGTCTGGTATTTTTCTTTAGACGAGTCCTCACCTGCTGGGAGCCGGTTTGAGGGGTTGTGAACTCCTCCAGCAGTAGGAAACTTCACTTTTCCTCCATCAAATCTTTTGTCTGTATCTTCCGCCTTCGATTTCTCTAGATTGGTCTTTCCGGAGCCTTTCTGCCCGACAACATCCACTCTCAGCTTTAGACACTCCTGGCCATGGTGATGCATTGGCTTGGCTGTGAAAAGTCAGAAAGAAgggatagttttttttaaatacaagaaACCTTTTCAGGATTACAGTAAGTTGATAAAGAAATTGTTATTATGGATACTTACAGATATAATAATAGCTCTCGCCCTGTCTGAACTCCTTGCCCAGGGTGAAGGGAGTAAAACGTTGGAATTTCTCAGAGAATTTCTCGGGAGCGTGGGGAGCGAACGGCCGCGAACACTCCCAACGGAGCTGGTCAAAAGAGTGAGGCTTGCACACCTCGTAGTCCTCCCTCTCCACCATGTACAGCACATAGCGCTCAGCTGCATGCGATGACACCTCACCATGGGCGTAGTGGGGGCAGATGATGTCCAGATAGTCATTGATATGCACTTCCACTGTGTACTCGTCCCACAGGAAGCTGCAGGGAGACAGAAGGAAAGGAGGAGGTTAGTCACAAATGTCTTCATCCAGCATGGCAATGTTTTTATTTCGCCAAATGAATAACATAAATaacagaggcaaatattgtctGTTAGGGTTTTGTACATGTTTTCAGCACACACACCCTGACAGCTTGGCTCATACAAAACACTTGTAAAGAATAAAAATGAGGGCTAATCACACATAGACACGCGCAGCAGCAACAAACAGGCTTACTCACAGGAATAACACGTTAACACACGTtagtatgcatgcatgtatagGGTGGAGGTCAGGTAACGTCATGTGAGGGTGTTTGTGTTGACGTGTTTCAGTGTGCTTGTCATAGTGAAAGAATTATAAAGAGCCTGATCAGGCCGGACTTGTTCACAGACGTAAAAACACGCCTAGAAACTCAAAAGGCCCTACCACCATCCCACTCACACAACTTCCTGCTCTCTTCCCTCGTTTTGCCTTCAGCCTTCACGTCTCACCTGCTTACAAGAAGACGAGACCTCCCAGTCTCCCTTTTCACCTTCTCTGCTAGTCCACATTTCTATCTGTACAGTCCAGTGTCTTTTTCTATTAAGTCTTTTTAAACTGTTTCTGTCTCACTGGTTTCTTCACCTGATGTTTGTCCATCGGTGTCAAAGCTCCTGTTGTGACTCCTCACACTAATTTGCTGTCTCTATCTGAATCTGTCATTTCctcaaagacagagacagagtgggtGGAGACAGTCAGACTGTCGCTGTCTTTTCATCTTTACCCTTCATTTAGTTTTACGGCTCTTTTCGAGCCTCCCCGTCTCCTTTTTGCTCACTTCCTATGCTTGGTTAGTGTCCTAATGAGAGATGACAAAGATggtgaaaaataaatagaaatccTGCACATTAGTGACATTCAGGCTGAAAACAAAAGCGGTTTTCAGAGTTATTAAATTTCCACCTCAGTAGTGCTTTaacttatttttaataaatagtTACGACTAACAGAGAAACTGATTTGTAGGGGCAAAAGGGGAGAAATAATTTAGTTTCGTAACTTTCAGTTTCACATAACTAATATGTATTTCCTTTAAAACATGATGCAGGTGAGGCAGTACTATGCTGCAATGTGTGCTGTGCGTACTTGCTGGCATGTTGCTTCTGCTGTAAGATCAGCCAAAAGCCAGTAGGTGAAGAAAGATTGATACTTGCGTATTACAGTATTCTTATTACATCCTCAGAGGTAACACGCTCTAATCCTCACATAATCTGTGTTTAAACTGAATGACCATGTGTGGATGCTTGTGTTTGATGTGTTGTAGAGAGTGAAAGTGACACGAAAGCAGCTCCTGTGTGTCATTGTCAATGccattgtttatgtgtgttgtgagtgtgtgtgccccGGCATCAAAGCATGGGACGTGGTGGCCCGGCCCCCCCTGTCCTGTTGTTGTGGTTCCTGTTAGGACCCCCTAGCCAAGTCACAGACACACTGGCTCCAAACGTGGGCCTCTAACCCCTCCTTCCTgcctctctatgtgtgtgtgtgtgtatcggttagcatgtttttgtgtgtgtctatcagTTAGCACTGACCTACCTATCAAAACATGCTTTGTTAGCTGAGCACAACTCTACACTTGTTATCCTGGACTAACAGGCTGATCACCACCCTCCACTTGCATGCTCTCTCTCAGAAAAggttctttgtatgtgtgtacacTGCTGTGTAGGTGTGCatgcttttgtttgtgtgtaaatgtgtgtgtttgcgagGGCAAGTGTTTCAGTGAAAGGAAAAGAGACTGTAGCAGCCTTAATTGGCCAAATACTCTCTACTCTCGTTTTGTTCCTTTCTACTCTGTTTTCTTTGAGTCAGACCAGTAATAACAGAGTTGGGGAAAACAAGGCACTTGGAAATCTCTAGTTGTTCCCTCCAAAGTAAAGAGTAGTTTCAAATTGTATGGGATACACCTTTTTCCCACACTGCGTCCTTGTCAGTGGTCTGGTCGACCTCTGCATGAAAACACAGGCTTGTCAAAAGCCAACAAAACAGATTCTGTTGCTAATTTCATTCACGACTCATGCTTTTAAGAAAACTCTCCTTTTatccttctcttctctttctcattttcccctcctcctcctcctctcatccaTTGGTCTGGCTAATTAAAAGCTGTTAGGGGTCTGGGGCCAACGTGTTCTCTAGaaaaggaggggaggaggaatgAATAGGCTGTAATTATACCCTTTCCCCCCAGAAAGACAGAATGCCTGAAGGCTACAGGGCCCCTTCAACCCCTGTACCTTACCCCATGTGGAGCTTTCACTACCCTGATTGCTGTGGATGTGTGTTATATGTGTGCTCATATGACTGTCAATGTATTTTATTGGTTTCACAGTTGCATTTTGGTTGTCCATTTTTGTTTATGCTTgcattagtctttttttttgctgtggatTGTGTTATCTTTATCCAACCTCAACTCAAGGAACTGGGAAAACTCTAGCCCAGTGATGCCTGTTGAACTAGGCCAGAGTTTTACAGCGCAGACCCGTGTCTTTCCCTCAATCCTCCTGGCTCCCTCTACTTTACGTTTCACTCATCAAAGCTCGCCACTACTGGAGACTCTTGTATCTCTCTGCCTACTCTCTAACAGTCTACTCTCGCCTCTGACTGGCAGTTCTCGGGAGAGTGAGAGTCGCATTAACGTGATAGCTATGTCGTATGTGAGAGTGAGAGCCAGGTGTGTGAGTTGTTGCAAACCTACTTTCCATACAGTGTGTTCTTCCCATGTGttagtttgtctctgtgtgtgtgtgtgtgtgtgtgtgtgtgtgtgtgtgtgtgtgtgtgtgtgtgtgattgttttCATGGGAGAGGGATTCTCTGAAGACCCTTATTCAGGGCGTCTAATGCCCCGGGCTCATGAGCACATCTGTTTATCAAGGCCTGTTGAAGCCtcgtgtgtttgagtgtgtgtgtgtgtgtgtgtgtgtgtgtgtgtgtgtgtgtgtgtgtgtgtgtgtgtgtgtgtgtgtgtgttttttttcttgcataTGACTGAGGTGTGGGTAAACAGCGAGGGTTGAAGGTGGCTGtagtctcttcctctctgccgcATACAGGTCATACTCTTGCTTTTGCGTCACAGggcaagttgtgtgtgtgtgtgtgtgtgtgtgtgtgtgttataaggGTACAAAATAGTTTGGACAGTAGGTGAATTTTTTGACACTTGGCCTCCTTGCTTAAGCTTTGAAGTCTTGCCATTGTCCTTGCACTGCCCTACCTccttccattttcttttttcctaatatccctcttttcttttcctcttctccctgcTGTCCAGCAATTTGTCCCCCAAGCTTTCACTGGTTTCGGTCAAACAACTGACGTAGGAACTCTGTCTTTCCCTTTTCCTTGGGGAAGTGGTTCAAACTGGCAGCTGGGTCAAAGGGTTAGAGTTCAGGGTCTTCTCACTCACGCTACCATCTGAGTCAGCACTGAAGATATTTGTTTCACGGAGCGAGTCAGCACCACTTAAACACTAAACAGATGCACCCCCCCACCATTTGCTCTGCAGGTAATCAGTAGTAAGTGTGCACACGCTGGAATGTCACAACGGCGGGGGGGCTGCGGTTTAGATGGTTTACTATGTTCTCACAAGGCACACTCATCAAATTTCCagtcacactctcacacacttttACTTTGACGTGTACATTTAATACCCCATTAATTTGCTGTGGTATGGCAGATTCACACCTCCTTTCACACAGGCCGAGGAGCTGTCAGTGGATCTAATTTGGTTTAGCTGCTCACTAGTGGGATACTCCATTATAGCCAATCTAATTTACACGGAAAAGTCTTTCTATATTAGCTTCCAATGTATCTACCTTCATTCTTCCTCCAACTCATTGTCTTGCAATAAGAAACCCAGTAGGAATTATTCCTCTACTAGGCACCAATACAATATTCTGTCCCTACTTGGATTATAAATCCAGCACTCATCTCTGTACTTTCTACAGCATGCAAATATGtgcttatactgtatatgcatgcaTCATATAGTTAAAACACTGAGAATCCTTTTGGCCCTTTGCAAGATGAGCTTTTAAAATTGTCAACCCTGCCGTTTCTCACTTATTCAATTCCAATCTTCTCCCCTCCCTTCATCCATCACTGTctactctctcctccctccgtctGCCTCTCCTTTATTCTTCCAAAATCAGCCCATCCCCCCTCTCCCTCACCTCTATTTTCTCCTGTCTCTTAACGCTGACATAATATACCAGCGCTCTTCATCCAGGctaatttctcaacaaaaatctCTTTCTCCACGTCACCCTTCTCTCACCCTGCAGCCCGGCctctactcctcctcctcctcctcctctctgccccAAAAATCTTTTCACCCTTTCTCCCTTTTTGTAGCCTCCCATTCTGTCTGTGATGAATAGAAGAAGGCCAAATGGTATCATGCTTGGTTTAATATGTTTTGGGGTCACAGAGAGTTaatctgtgtgcctgtgtctgtcttgtctagctgagagagggggaaaaagtTCAGTAACTTGTAagaatttacattaaagagtcAACTTGTCTAATTTAAAAAAGGTCTTGAATTaactgtggaaaaaaaatcctcaaaaTACTCGAGCAGAAGTCCATCTGACAGAAATATGGTGCTAATTGTGCCCTTTAGAGGGCGATAGTGGGCTATTAGTGAAGCCAAGGTTCGTATGAAATGCTATGAATGagcagtgtacacacacacacacacacacacacacacacacacacacacacacacacacatgcacacacatgcacgcttGCCCACACATACTACGATAACGCAAAGGCAAGCCTCTCTTGGCAGAGCCAGGGCTAAGAGGTTCTCTGTCCTCCGGTGGAAAACTACTGGGGCCAAAACAGAGGAAGGTCTGTGAGAAAGAGGGGAGCCGATGGAGGGAAGGGAGGAAGTCTGGACCACAGATAAGGAAGCGAGAGGAAGagcagagagaaaacagaggtACATGGATACCATGACAGCGGACAGACCTGAGACACAGATATAAAGtatatgtgtgtacatttaTAAGTGTGTTAGGTAAGAGTACAGTTATATCAGCAGTGAATACACACAAATCCTTCTGATAATTAAATGGGATGTCGTATAGTGCTTGTAATTGATTGTTCTACTGTAGGACTGATTCCATCTGGGGGATTTTGGTGGGAATGGAAACCCACTGTGACATCTACAGGTttaagtaaaatatatatatatatatatatatattaacccACCAACCCagatacacatatacagactAGCGAGGACATAGCAtaatgaaacagacagcagttaCATCACAGGATCACAGAGGCATAAATATACATAGAATGAAGCCGGCAGGATGATGGTTTTGTGTCTATGGGTCAGATGGTCAGATTACAAGCCGTCTGTAATCTACCGGTATGTTGGTGTGTTTTCTCATTCTGTTGAGATTAGAGGCTAACATCCAGACGGGACATGGGGTGGGGAGGGCTAAATAATGagtagaaagagagacagagagagggaacacAATGTATAAAATGTACAAGTTaagggtgtgtgtctgtgtgtgtgtgtgtgtgtgtgtgtgtgtgtgtgtgtgtgtgtgtgtgtgtgtgtgtgtgtgtgtgtgtgtgtgtgtatatatatctatataagggaggtggggggggtggACTCATCCTCCAGGCCACATGTACGTGTCAAGGCAGGCCCAGCTGCTTCAATAACAGCAAAGGCAGACAGAGCCAGACAGTGACAAAGATACACAGAATATTACATTACACCAAACTCCTGATAAAGATATTTGCTCAGATACTGGGAGCATAAGAAATAAACTCAGGCCACTCTGGATGTACGAAAGCAGCCAAATAACACAGATATATTGGATATAAAGGAGACTGTGTTAATAACACTTACATTCATGCAGAAAACTAGAGATCAGTAagtagagagaaaaagacatgGAGGGCTCAGGGCCACAGTCTGGGAGGAGACCATGCTGttaaagagaagaaaaggagTGAAGATGGGGAGAGGAACAGACAGGTACagtgagagaaacacacacacacacacacacacacacacacacacacacacacacacacacacacacacacacacacatacagctgacAGAGTTGAGTATAGTAACAGCGGGGAGGAATGCTGGCTGTAGCTAATATTAACATCCAAGTTCTCCCTCTTGCCccccagtgtgtgttagtgtgagtcACACATTTATCATGTCTCGGTAAGACTGCTTACGGTAACAGCCACTCCTTATTTTAAGTTATCTGACGTtgggacacacacactaacaatcATGTACTCTCCGtccacaacaaaaacaaaatcacttcCTGTTAAAAGCTGGTAAAGTCAGCACAAGTTcaaactctctctcacacacacacacacacacacacacacactcacacacacacacacacacacacacacacacacacacacacacacacacacacacacacacacacacacatatgatcGACACAGGCAGAGACACGTAGTGTAAAAACAAGACCAGACCAGTCACCAGACTGAGGAAAACATGCCTCTCCACCTGTCATGTAGGAAAACAgtacacacacgaacacactcCGAGTATCAAATCCTTGCAGGACATGAAGTACGAGATTACATTATGTTGCACTGACAAGTTGATAAAAATCAAACACACTCCTAAGTGtttaaagaaagacagacacacacacacacacacctaagaTGCTACCAGTGTACTTGTATCATCTCTACAGTATACTATCCAACATGAATGGCCAGACTGCTGCCATCTGGTCACTGTCCTCCATCTAAGACAAATCAC
It includes:
- the efna1b gene encoding ephrin-A1b is translated as MDLVCLVCLALTTGAWFASAERHSVYWNSTNPNFLWDEYTVEVHINDYLDIICPHYAHGEVSSHAAERYVLYMVEREDYEVCKPHSFDQLRWECSRPFAPHAPEKFSEKFQRFTPFTLGKEFRQGESYYYISKPMHHHGQECLKLRVDVVGQKGSGKTNLEKSKAEDTDKRFDGGKVKFPTAGGVHNPSNRLPADDPAVMEPNVQRSIGSSGAQLFSFPLFLTMIPVLLALMLH